Genomic segment of Drosophila ananassae strain 14024-0371.13 chromosome 2L, ASM1763931v2, whole genome shotgun sequence:
GAACCGGCGATGCAGGAGGGCAGCACCTACAACGAACTACTCCAGGAGGAGTTCCTCGTCCCGCAGACCAAGCAAACCCAGCTAGAGCTTATGGCCGCGGAACGTGCGCGAAGGTGTCAGTCATTCAGATATGGTCAGGCAGAGACCATGGACCTGGAGGAGCGCAGCACCCTTATGAAGGATTCGCGTACCTCCTTTCTTCCTCAGGGAATTCCCCGTGAATGTATTGGCGACGGCATCAACCTAGATATCAAGCCATTGGAGGGCGACCTGTACCAGCGCCAGAAGAAGCGATACCAGGACAAGGCGCTCTACTGGCTGGAGCGGAGTAAGCAGAGGGAGCGTCGCGAGGCTGAGCGCCAGTCAGACGAGGGTCCTTCAGAACAGATCAACGAGGCACTTGCCTCCCTGCAGAGCTTCTGGAACGAGGAGGGCACACGGGAGGGCATCCGTCTGGCCCAGGCCAAGACCATGCAGCGCTACATGGACACCAAGGTAGATCCATGCGTGGACTTTTACAAGTACGCCTGCGGAAACTGGGAGAAACtgcatccgattcccaaggaCAAGGCCGGCTTTGACACATTTGAGATGTTGCGCGAAAGCCTGGACCTAGTGTTGCGTAATCTCCTCGAGAAAAATGAGCCAATGCACGCGTCTGTGTCGGAGCACCGGAAGAATCAGGTCCGGAACACGCTCTTCAAGCTCAACGAGCAGGGGGAGGTGGAAGAGGAGGCAGCTGGCGAGGTGGGATCGGACCAAGAAACCGCCTTGGTGGCGGATCGTTTGCGGCGGCACATCGTCAGCCGACGGCGTCTGCTTAATCAGGTCCTGATCAGATACAAGCGATTCTCCAATAATGCAAAGACGAAGCATCTGATCGACACCCGCGACAAAACCAAGGAGGAGGAGATGGCCCAGCAGGCCCGACAAAGGGATAGATCCGATCCGGAGGAGCAGCTATCCACTGGCAACGAGCACGATGCCCAAATGAAGGCCAAGAATCTTTACCGTTCCTGTGTGAATAGCGATGTCCTGTCCCAGCGTGGTCTGGAGCCGCTGCACACTCTCATCCGGGACTTGGGCGGCTGGCCTGTGCTCGACCCCGACTGGAGTGACTCAAACTTCAACTGGCAGGTCCTGGCCGCCACTCTGCGGCGCTACAACAACGACATCCTCATCGTTCAGTGGGTGGGGGCGGATATCAAGAACTCCGAGGAGAACATCGTGCAGTTCGACCAAACGGGTCTGGGTCTGCCCACCCGAGAATACTTCCTGCAGTCGACCAATAACAAGTATCTACTCGCCTACCAGCGCTACATGAGCGAAGTGATGCACAAGATGGGTGCCAGCAAGTCGGATGCCCAAAGGGTGGCCCAAGAGCTGGTCTACTTCGAGACGCAGCTGGCGGGGATTACGGCGCCTGCAGAGCAGCGTCTGAACGTCACCAAGGTAATGTttcattatatttttcatttttttagaGCTAACTCGAAGAATCTTTCGATCCACAGCTCTATAAACGGATGACTCTCGACCAGCTGCAATCGTTGGTGCCAGAAATCGAGTGGAGGGCCTATCTCCAGAGCCTCCAGGATCGCGAGGTGAGCGGATCCGAGGAGGTGGTCATCTACGCGGTGGAGTACATGAGCAAGCTGGTCACCCTGATCCAGGAGACGGAGCCGCGGATGGTGGCCAACTATATGATGTGGCGGTTTGTACGCCATCGAATCAACAATGTAGACGATCGGTTCGACGACATCAAGCAGAGCTTCTACCACGCTCTGTTCGGAAGGGAAGAGAGTCCGCAGCGGTGGAAGGTTTGCATCGCCCAGGTGAACACCAACATGGGCATGGCGGTGGGCTCGATGTTCGTCAGTCGGTACTtcgacaacaacagcaagcgGGACACGCTGCGGATGACCCACGACCTGCAGCAGGCCTTCCGAGACATCCTGAAGACCACCGACTGGTTGGACGCGACCACCAAACAGCTGGCCGAGGAGAAAGTCAACGCCATGTCCCTGAAAATCGGCTATCCTGACTTCATCCTCAACCCAACTGAGCTGAACAACAAGTATGCCGGGATAGAGATCCACCCGGACAAGTACTTTGAGAACACGCTGAATGTGCTGCTCCACACGGCCCGAACGGAGCAGGCAAAGTTGCACGAGCGGGTCAACAAGACGAACTGGCAGACAGCTCCTGCCATCGTTAACGCCTACTACAGCCGTAACAAGAATCAGATCATGTTCCCAGCTGGTATTCTGCAGCCACCCTTCTACCACCGCCACTTCCCCAAGTCACTGAACTTTGGCGGCATTGGGGTGGTCATAGGACATGAGCTGACCCACGGTTTTGACGACAAGGGCAGGCTTTTCGATCGGAACGGCAACATTCACAAGTGGTGGACGGACTCCTCCATTCGGGGCTTCGATGAACGGGCCCGGTGCATCATTGCCCAGTACAGCAACTACACGGTCGAGGAGGTGGGCATTGTCCTCAATGGAGAGAGCACCCAAGGTACGAGCAGTCTTCACATAAGAACAAacgatttaattaaaaactcgTATAATTTCAGGTGAGAACATAGCCGATAATGGGGGGTTGAGACAAGCCTTCCACGCCTACAAACGCTGGCTGAAGGAACATCCCGATGAGGTTCAGGACGAGATGTTGCCCGGGCTGAATATGACGGGGCCCCAGCTGTTCTTTCTCAACTTTGGCCAAGTGTGGTGCGGGGCCATGCGGCCGGAGGCGATTCGCAACAAGCTGAACACGGCGATACACAGCCCGGGTCGCTTTCGGGTGATTGGAACTCTGTCGAACTCCTACGACTTCGCTCGGGAGTTCAGCTGTGCGGAGGGCACACCCATGAATCCCGCCAACAAGTGCAGCGTGTGGTAGCTGCAGCCTAAGCCTAAGAGTATTATTAATGAGACATGCGCCGAGCAGTTCAGACCAGACCAAAGACCGAGGCGTGCCAGCTGGTGAGTATTTGTCGGGGAGTCCTCCAGCCTCCAGCCCCCCATCGAGGCTCTAATTGGAGCCGGGGGTGGCTCGTTACTGATGTTAGATACTATTGTTGTGCCAACATCGATTTAGCACTTCAATTGGGTGGCACTCAGTCGGTTAATTAATGGTGATTTATGCCCAGCAGTTGCCTTGAGATGCCGTTGGGGAGAAACTTCTTCAATTgtcttttcaataaaattgcaATTGGTGCGTGGCAGATGGAATTCTAAAAGGGGTTGGAGTGCAACACCATAGACCATACACACAGGCATATCACTTATCCCATCTCATCTATCCAATAACATTGCAGTTTTCAATTGACGGAATCAGCAGACTGGCTCTATCCGGAGATATATGCCAAGGATCAAGTGGGCCAATAAACCCATAAACCGCAACAGATAATGTGCCAAAAATTAACTTGcaaatctatatatatttttttagctattaactatttatatttttcatttgcaATAGTTTAGTTTTTGAAGCAATTTTATGTTTGTGATAATTCGAATTAAATGTGACACTATTAAAGAAACTTTGAAAACTATTATTGATGAGGGAGGTGGTATTTTTTCAACACTGGAGCagcttttcaaaaatttcggTTTGAAAACTTTTGAGTGGAATTTTTGGGGGAAAAGTATGAGCATCCAATCAGTTGGGAATGTGCGCTCGCCAGCCAAAGAACCAAAAATCGGGGCATACATCGCGCTAGTGGGTGTTCCAAAAATATACGTATACATCTATATATACTCAATAAGaaatatccaaaaaaaagcaaactgTGGGGCATGAAAGgaaactttaataaataaagacaATGCAGTTCTGTTGGCTTCCACTGGCATTCCTTTGCCTCGACCTGGTGGGGGGTCAGTATTATGGAGGCAACTCCTACGGTTCCACCGGTGGTCAAGCCATTCGCCTGGGTGAGTGAAAGAGCTCAACGTGCTCATCTCCGGAGCACTCCTCTCCCGAATTCATTCGACTCAACACACAAAGCATGCAGGTCTTATCACCGACGACGCCACAGATAGGATCCGGCAGACCTTCGAACACGCCATATCCGTGGTGAACAATGAGCTGGGAGTGCCGTTGGTGGGCGAGACGGAGCAGGTGG
This window contains:
- the LOC6501100 gene encoding neprilysin-4 isoform X1, coding for MSRHSYSPSQLKLAMPSVHGTPAPGPPKSAHLASTKDRGVKLGLGVNQRTGRVQWCPGLTCCKLFLLLPVVMLPLTLVLILIMRLDGMLAALQLSEQRMRDRRESSVPVYASDFEPAMQEGSTYNELLQEEFLVPQTKQTQLELMAAERARRCQSFRYGQAETMDLEERSTLMKDSRTSFLPQGIPRECIGDGINLDIKPLEGDLYQRQKKRYQDKALYWLERSKQRERREAERQSDEGPSEQINEALASLQSFWNEEGTREGIRLAQAKTMQRYMDTKVDPCVDFYKYACGNWEKLHPIPKDKAGFDTFEMLRESLDLVLRNLLEKNEPMHASVSEHRKNQVRNTLFKLNEQGEVEEEAAGEVGSDQETALVADRLRRHIVSRRRLLNQVLIRYKRFSNNAKTKHLIDTRDKTKEEEMAQQARQRDRSDPEEQLSTGNEHDAQMKAKNLYRSCVNSDVLSQRGLEPLHTLIRDLGGWPVLDPDWSDSNFNWQVLAATLRRYNNDILIVQWVGADIKNSEENIVQFDQTGLGLPTREYFLQSTNNKYLLAYQRYMSEVMHKMGASKSDAQRVAQELVYFETQLAGITAPAEQRLNVTKLYKRMTLDQLQSLVPEIEWRAYLQSLQDREVSGSEEVVIYAVEYMSKLVTLIQETEPRMVANYMMWRFVRHRINNVDDRFDDIKQSFYHALFGREESPQRWKVCIAQVNTNMGMAVGSMFVSRYFDNNSKRDTLRMTHDLQQAFRDILKTTDWLDATTKQLAEEKVNAMSLKIGYPDFILNPTELNNKYAGIEIHPDKYFENTLNVLLHTARTEQAKLHERVNKTNWQTAPAIVNAYYSRNKNQIMFPAGILQPPFYHRHFPKSLNFGGIGVVIGHELTHGFDDKGRLFDRNGNIHKWWTDSSIRGFDERARCIIAQYSNYTVEEVGIVLNGESTQGENIADNGGLRQAFHAYKRWLKEHPDEVQDEMLPGLNMTGPQLFFLNFGQVWCGAMRPEAIRNKLNTAIHSPGRFRVIGTLSNSYDFAREFSCAEGTPMNPANKCSVW
- the LOC6501100 gene encoding neprilysin-4 isoform X2; its protein translation is MLPLTLVLILIMRLDGMLAALQLSEQRMRDRRESSVPVYASDFEPAMQEGSTYNELLQEEFLVPQTKQTQLELMAAERARRCQSFRYGQAETMDLEERSTLMKDSRTSFLPQGIPRECIGDGINLDIKPLEGDLYQRQKKRYQDKALYWLERSKQRERREAERQSDEGPSEQINEALASLQSFWNEEGTREGIRLAQAKTMQRYMDTKVDPCVDFYKYACGNWEKLHPIPKDKAGFDTFEMLRESLDLVLRNLLEKNEPMHASVSEHRKNQVRNTLFKLNEQGEVEEEAAGEVGSDQETALVADRLRRHIVSRRRLLNQVLIRYKRFSNNAKTKHLIDTRDKTKEEEMAQQARQRDRSDPEEQLSTGNEHDAQMKAKNLYRSCVNSDVLSQRGLEPLHTLIRDLGGWPVLDPDWSDSNFNWQVLAATLRRYNNDILIVQWVGADIKNSEENIVQFDQTGLGLPTREYFLQSTNNKYLLAYQRYMSEVMHKMGASKSDAQRVAQELVYFETQLAGITAPAEQRLNVTKLYKRMTLDQLQSLVPEIEWRAYLQSLQDREVSGSEEVVIYAVEYMSKLVTLIQETEPRMVANYMMWRFVRHRINNVDDRFDDIKQSFYHALFGREESPQRWKVCIAQVNTNMGMAVGSMFVSRYFDNNSKRDTLRMTHDLQQAFRDILKTTDWLDATTKQLAEEKVNAMSLKIGYPDFILNPTELNNKYAGIEIHPDKYFENTLNVLLHTARTEQAKLHERVNKTNWQTAPAIVNAYYSRNKNQIMFPAGILQPPFYHRHFPKSLNFGGIGVVIGHELTHGFDDKGRLFDRNGNIHKWWTDSSIRGFDERARCIIAQYSNYTVEEVGIVLNGESTQGENIADNGGLRQAFHAYKRWLKEHPDEVQDEMLPGLNMTGPQLFFLNFGQVWCGAMRPEAIRNKLNTAIHSPGRFRVIGTLSNSYDFAREFSCAEGTPMNPANKCSVW